Genomic segment of Synergistaceae bacterium:
CAATTGGCAGAGCACTGGTCTCCAAAACCGGGGGCTGCAGGTTCGAGTCCTGCCGGGCCTGCCATTTTTTTATGAGGTATATATACAACAATGGCAAAAGCAACTACAGAGAAACCATCGAAGCTGGCTTCATTGAAAAATTTTATTCGTGAAGCAAAAGCAGAGTTAAAGAAAGTAACCTGGCCCACACGCAGGCAAATATGGTATTGGACGCTTGTCGTAATAGTTTTTACGCTTTGTGTCTCGCTTTATTTGGGACTGATAGATTTTCTTCTTGCGTGGTTATTCCGTACGCTGCTGGGTTAATAAAAGATGCCGGGAGATCGCCGCTGGTACGTTGTGCAGACGTACGCGAGTTATGAAAAAAGGGTCGAGGCTGATATTCGTCAACGTATAACAGCTATGAACATGCAGGATAAAATTTTTAATGTTCTTGTGCCGACTGAAACGCGAATAGTTGTCAAAAATGGCAAAAGCCGCGAGGTTACGAGAAAATTATATCCAAGCTATGTGTTAGTAGAGATGATTCTTGACGAGCAGTCTTGGTATGCAGTTAGACACACTCCGGGCGTTACCGGATTTATCGGAGCAGGGACTCACCCTATGCCGCTTTCATCTGATGAAGTCGAAAGAATCATGTCGGGAATGCAGAAGGAAAGCGAGAAAAAAGTCGAGATCGACATAAAGCCGGGCGACACAGTAAGAGTCATTGCAGAAGGTGAGATGAAAGGATTCACAGGGCCTGTCGTGGAAATTAACGCGAAAAAAGGCAAAGTGAAATTTAAGAGTGAAGTTCTCGGCGGTGCAGTTCTGGAGACAGACTACAAAGCGTTAGAGAAAATATAAGCATTACACACAGAAAGGAAAATTTTTATCATGGCTAAAAAAGTTGTGGGGCAGGTAAAATTGCAGTTACCCGCCGGCAAAGCGACTCCTGCGCCTCCTGTAGGACCTGCATTAGGTCAGCACGGAGTAAATATAATGGAGTTCTGCAAGCAGTTCAACGCAAAGACTCAGGATCAAGCGGGGTTAGTTATTCCTGCTGTAATCACTGTCTATGCTGACAGAAGTTTTTCATTTGAGTTAAAGACTCCCCCTGCAGCAGTGTTATTAAAGAAGGCAGCCGGGATCGAGTCAGGTTCAGGCGTTCCCAACAAGACAAAGGTCGGCAAAATCGCCCGCGCAAAAGTTAGAGAAATTGCAGAACTTAAGCGCAAAGATCTCAACGCTAACGACACAGAGGCAGCAATGCGCATGATCGAGGGCACAGCGAGATCTATGGGACTCGAAGTTGTTGATTAAGTCATAAAGTGGGAGAGTTTTTCACTCGTTATCGACCACAAGGAGGCATAAAGAATGAAACGCAGCAAAAGATACAGAGAAGCCGCCGCTAAAATCGAAGCAGGAAAATTATACGGTCTTCGTGAGGCTGTAGAATTATTCAAATCTGTAGCAACGGCAAAATTTAATGAAAGCATAGAAGTTCACGTAAGACTCGGAATAGATCCCCGTCATGCTGATCAGCAGGTAAGAAGCACTGTCTCACTTCCTCATGGAACGGGCGTAACTAAAAAAGTTTTAGTCATCACTCAGGGCGAGAAAGTGAAAGAAGCTCAGGACGCAGGCGCGGACATCGTCGGCGGTGAAGAGTTAGTGCAGCAGATTCAGGGCGGATTTATGGACTTCGACGCAGTAATAGCTACTCCGGATATGATGAAGTCAGTAGGTCGTCTCGGCAAAGTTTTGGGCCCGCGCGGATTAATGCCCAGTGCGAAAACCGGAACAGTTACATTTGAGCTCGCCGACGCAGTAAAAGAAATCAAAGCAGGCAGAGTAGAATTTCGCGCAGACAAAGCCGGAATCACTCACAACGCAGCAGGACGCAGAGATTTCTCGACCGATGATTTATTCGACAACGTTAAAGCCTTATTGCAGGCAATTTATAGAGCGCGCCCCGCATCAGTGAAGGGGACATACGTTAAGAGCATTGCAATAGCTCCGACGATGGGACCGGGAATCGCAATAGATCCGGCACAAGCGCAGAAAGAATTAGCATTGTAGAAAAATTTTCGTTCTGGCAAATAAATAAATTCCTAAGACAGCAGGCAAAATCAGTAAGTCCTGCTCAGGAGAAAAATTTTAACGCGATAGTTATTGCTTCTCCTGTTTTAGTGTAAAATAGGGGGAGCTTTTATTTATTAAGGAGGTGAAATAATTACATGCCGGCAAAAATAAAATATGAACTCGTTGACGGATTAAAAGCTAAACTCGAGAAGACAAAAGCTGTTTTCGTTGCTGAATATCGCGGAATGACGGTCGCACAAAGTACAATGCTGCGCGCTAAAGTTCGTGAGGCAGGAGGAGAGCTCAAAGTCGCAAAAAATACACTCTTCGCAATCGCAATGAAGGAAGCCGGACTCGATGCCCTTCCCGAAAGCATGATGAAGGGACCTAATATATTTGCGTTGTGTTATGATGACCCCGTCAGCGTCGCAAAAGTCTTGAAGGAATATTTTAACGATAAGACCCAGAAAGCGTTTATTCTCAAGGGCGGTTTGTTAGAGACTCAGCAGCTTGACTTGAATCAATTGTTAGCACTTGCAGATCTCCCGTCAAAAGAAGCTCTGCGCGGTCAAGTTGTCAGGACGATTGCAGCTCCGTTATCGGGACTCGTCAATGTGTTGTCAGGTACAATCAGAAATTTTGTTACATGCCTTGCCCAGATTCGCGACAAGAAACAAGAGGGCGAAGCAGCGTAAATTTATTATTTATTATATTACTCGGAGGAAAATTTTATTAGGACACAAGAAGAAATCATTCAGGCTATTGAAACAATGTCAGTGTTAGAGCTTTCGGAACTCGTGAAGGCACTTGTAGAGAAATTCGGCGTATCAGCATCAGCAGCACCCGTCATGATGGCAGCAATGCCCGGAGCAGGAGCAGCAGCCCCCGCAGCAGAAGAGAAAACAGAGTTTGATGTCGTCTACAAAGCACCCGGCGCAAACAAAATCGGTGTAATTAAAGTAGTCCGCGAAATTACGTCGCTCGGCCTCAAGGAAGCAAAGGAACTCGTTGACAACCCGCCGAAGAACATCAAAGAGGGTGTATCTAAGGAAGAAGCCGAAGAGATCCGCAAGAAGCTCGCCGACGCAGGAGCAGAAGTCGAAGTTAAATAATGAAATTTTTTGCAGAGGCTCAACATTAACGGGCCTCTTTTGCTATATTCATGAACGGAGGAAAATTTTACAATGAGCGCGCAAAATAATAATTCTCCGAAGCAGCCGGACAAGAAGAAGCAAATAATAATCGGTGTAATCTGCGTAATATTGCTGCTTAATGTCATGTGGACAGTGATGCAGAATAAATTTGCACCCAAGCTCGATGAGTTCAAGAAAGAAATTAACACGGCCATTGCTGCACTTGACTCAAGAATTACGAAAATCGAAGAGGGCGGATTTACCGACGTTGCAAATATTAAGGCAGATTTTGAATCGTTGAAGCAGATTGCAGACACTTTATCAGCAAGAATGAATCAATCTCTCAAGACGGAAGAAGAACAGCTCGCAAGCCTTGAAGCACAATTAGCAGCTCAGAAGGCAAGAGTCGAGGCAATGAAGAAATTAGCACAATAAAAATTTTCTCATTATCTCGTTATAAGAGTCCCGGTTATTTATGGCCGGGATTTTATAATGCGCGCTTGACTCATGTGCAATAATAAAATTGTATTCAAATATTAAATAATTACATCACAATTTAACAGGAGGATTTAATATTATCATGAAGAAAGATTTAGGCGTTCTTCCAGCGGTATTTCCCATGCCGGTTTTAATGGTCGGTACTTACGGAGAAAATGACGTTGTCGACGTTATGAACGTTGCTTGGGGCGGTATCTGCGGAGAGGACAAAATCGCACTCAATCTCGCACCCGACAGAAAGACTCTCGCAAATATCCGGGAACGCAAAGCCTTCACAGTAGCACTCGCCGACGAAGCTCACATAAAAGAAGCTGACTTTTTCGGAATAGCAACAGGCAACAAAATGCCCGATAAATTTGCTAGAACAGGTTTTCACGCGGAAAAAAGTTCACGCGTCGACGCACCCGTTATCAGCGAATTTGCTTTGACAATGGAATGTGAATTACTCGAAGCCCGCGAAATGTTCGGCGAAATTAGAGTCGTCGGTAAAATAGTTAATGTAATCGCCGATGAAAATATCTTAAACGCTGCCGGAAAAGTTGATCCCGCAAAATTAAAAGCTGTAATGTTCGATCAATACAATATGGACTATTACGCAACGGGAGCAAAAGTCGCTAAAGCATGGAACGCCGGCGCAGGTCTCATGAAGAAATAAAAAATTTTTGCTGCGTTCATTATGTGGGCGCAGTTTTTTTTCTCTCAAAATTTATACTTCTATAATTCTATTCTGTGTTAAAATCAGCAAGTTATTTGTAAATTTATGAAGGGGGATTTTTGGCAATGAAAAAATTATTGCAGGGAAAATATTTAATTGCATTAATGCTGATAATCTTTATATTTGCCGGTAGTGCTTTTGCTGCTGATATAGATCTCGGCGAAGGTTATCACGTTCCTAGCGGCTTTGCTAGTGTTCTAATAACTAATTCTAACGGGACGGCCATTCAAAACGCTGTAGAGCATATTAAAGACGGCGGGACAATTTTTTTATCCGGCAGCTTCAATTTAGTACGCTCAATCAACATCAAGAAAAATATCACAATTAAGACTCCGAGTAGTGCCAGTGCTGTATTAGACGCTGCTAGTGCAAATGACAGAGTTATTAGATGTCAGGGAAATATCACACTCGAAAATTTAGTAATTAAGGGCGGTAATTCTACGAACGGCGGAGGAGTAAAAGTTGACGGAGGCCAAGTCAATATCATAAGCTGCGACATTAACAGCAATAAATCAATATTAGGCGGTGGCGGTATACATTCGCAGGCGGTATCACTTACAATCACGAACTGTAATATTTCGAATAATTCAGTAGCGGCATTCGGCGGAGGTATATCTTCTTGGGGAAGCGGCACAGTTACGATTAACAACAGCAAATTTACAGGCAACACTGCTGCAACCGGCGGCGGCTTGGCTGCAATGAATACTATAACCATGAATAATTGTCAAGTTACAGGCAACAGCGCAAAACAGAACGGCGGAGGAATTTATATATCAAGCGCAAATTTAACAACAGTAAACTGCGATATTTCAGGCAACACTGCTGCTGAAAGTGCTGATATAGCGTTAGACGATGGAGCGATTTTAAAGTAGGGAGGCAAAGTAAATGAACAAAAAATTTTTTATCGGACTCTTGATACTTTCTCTCATGATCTTGTCAGGAGGTTGCGGAGGCAGCAGCGGTACTCCCAGTGAGACAAATGTTAATACAGTTTTACAAGGTGCGTGGTCATCATCAACTAACGGCACAGCTTCAATAACATCAATAAATCCTGACAGCGGCGATCTTGAGGCTTTCACTGCGGCATTTGGCGAACTTCCTGCTGAAGTAGTAGAGCAATATAGAGCAGCTCAGAAAAATAAAACTGTTGAGACCGTAAATGTTCCTGTAACACGTGCAATGGCCTTCTTTGATGAATGCGATATCGAACAAACAAGCGGGACAGCAAAATTTACAGCAATTATTATTCTCAGCAATGACTCTTTATTCCTGCCTGTATTCTATAACGGTGTAACAATCTCTACCCAGCGCAATGACATAGGCGAATGGACAGCAGTAACTTCTGACGGAGGCA
This window contains:
- a CDS encoding 50S ribosomal protein L1 yields the protein MKRSKRYREAAAKIEAGKLYGLREAVELFKSVATAKFNESIEVHVRLGIDPRHADQQVRSTVSLPHGTGVTKKVLVITQGEKVKEAQDAGADIVGGEELVQQIQGGFMDFDAVIATPDMMKSVGRLGKVLGPRGLMPSAKTGTVTFELADAVKEIKAGRVEFRADKAGITHNAAGRRDFSTDDLFDNVKALLQAIYRARPASVKGTYVKSIAIAPTMGPGIAIDPAQAQKELAL
- the rplL gene encoding 50S ribosomal protein L7/L12, which gives rise to MSVLELSELVKALVEKFGVSASAAPVMMAAMPGAGAAAPAAEEKTEFDVVYKAPGANKIGVIKVVREITSLGLKEAKELVDNPPKNIKEGVSKEEAEEIRKKLADAGAEVEVK
- a CDS encoding flavin reductase — protein: MKKDLGVLPAVFPMPVLMVGTYGENDVVDVMNVAWGGICGEDKIALNLAPDRKTLANIRERKAFTVALADEAHIKEADFFGIATGNKMPDKFARTGFHAEKSSRVDAPVISEFALTMECELLEAREMFGEIRVVGKIVNVIADENILNAAGKVDPAKLKAVMFDQYNMDYYATGAKVAKAWNAGAGLMKK
- the secE gene encoding preprotein translocase subunit SecE encodes the protein MAKATTEKPSKLASLKNFIREAKAELKKVTWPTRRQIWYWTLVVIVFTLCVSLYLGLIDFLLAWLFRTLLG
- the rplK gene encoding 50S ribosomal protein L11; the encoded protein is MAKKVVGQVKLQLPAGKATPAPPVGPALGQHGVNIMEFCKQFNAKTQDQAGLVIPAVITVYADRSFSFELKTPPAAVLLKKAAGIESGSGVPNKTKVGKIARAKVREIAELKRKDLNANDTEAAMRMIEGTARSMGLEVVD
- a CDS encoding 50S ribosomal protein L10, producing the protein MPAKIKYELVDGLKAKLEKTKAVFVAEYRGMTVAQSTMLRAKVREAGGELKVAKNTLFAIAMKEAGLDALPESMMKGPNIFALCYDDPVSVAKVLKEYFNDKTQKAFILKGGLLETQQLDLNQLLALADLPSKEALRGQVVRTIAAPLSGLVNVLSGTIRNFVTCLAQIRDKKQEGEAA
- the nusG gene encoding transcription termination/antitermination factor NusG is translated as MPGDRRWYVVQTYASYEKRVEADIRQRITAMNMQDKIFNVLVPTETRIVVKNGKSREVTRKLYPSYVLVEMILDEQSWYAVRHTPGVTGFIGAGTHPMPLSSDEVERIMSGMQKESEKKVEIDIKPGDTVRVIAEGEMKGFTGPVVEINAKKGKVKFKSEVLGGAVLETDYKALEKI